One Dioscorea cayenensis subsp. rotundata cultivar TDr96_F1 chromosome 15, TDr96_F1_v2_PseudoChromosome.rev07_lg8_w22 25.fasta, whole genome shotgun sequence genomic region harbors:
- the LOC120278001 gene encoding uncharacterized protein LOC120278001: MAVLSPFSLLLLLFFIFSTSSASTIYEILTENGLPQGLLPDAVKEYSLSPNGEFVVEFSKPCYVFFTDLFYYEKRITGKLEYGRISNLSGIQVKKFFIWSSVEGIVATDDRTLDFTVGFLTEKHRFSEFAEIPTCRSKPGTSCRGAESLLISEA; encoded by the exons ATGGCGGTCCTCTCTCCattctctcttctccttctcctcttcttcatcttctccacatCCTCCGCATCGACGATCTACGAGATCCTCACCGAGAATGGCCTCCCCCAAGGTCTCCTCCCCGACGCCGTCAAGGAGTACTCCCTCTCTCCCAATGGCGAGTTCGTCGTCGAGTTCTCCAAACCGTGCTATGTATTTTTCACTGATCTTTTTTATTATGAGAAGAGGATAACTGGGAAACTCGAGTATGGCCGGATCTCCAATCTCTCTGGCATCCAGGTCAAGAAGTTCTTCATCTGGTCTAGCGTTGAGGGGATCGTCGCCACCGATGATCGCACCCTTGATTTCACTGTTGGTTTCCTCACCGAGAAGCACCGTTTCAGCGAGTTCGCCGAGATCCCTACTTGCAGGTCAAAGCCCGGGACCTCTTGCCGCGGCGCCGAATCTCTCCTCATCTCTGAG GCATAA
- the LOC120276836 gene encoding uncharacterized protein LOC120276836 has protein sequence MAAPFHRILSPFSLLLLLFLFSTSFASTVYDILTENGLPQGLLPDAVKEYSLFPDGEFVVEFSKPCYAKFSLLVYYEKKITGKLEYGRISNLSGIQVKKFFIWVGVDEIVASADDRSLDFTVGFITEKHPVSEFAEIRPCKSKAGTSCRGAESLSLISEV, from the exons ATGGCGGCACCATTCCATCGCATCCTCTCTCCattctctcttctccttctcctcttcctcttctccacCTCCTTCGCATCGACGGTCTACGACATCCTCACCGAGAATGGCCTCCCCCAAGGTCTCCTCCCCGACGCCGTCAAGGAGTACTCCCTCTTTCCCGATGGCGAGTTCGTCGTCGAGTTCTCCAAACCGTGCTATGCCAAATTCTCTCTTCTTGTTTATTATGAGAAGAAGATAACAGGGAAGCTCGAGTATGGCAGGATCTCCAATCTCTCTGGCATCCAGGTCAAGAAGTTCTTCATCTGGGTCGGCGTTGACGAGATCGTCGCCAGCGCCGATGATCGCTCCCTTGATTTCACTGTTGGGTTTATCACCGAGAAACACCCTGTCAGCGAGTTCGCCGAGATCCGTCCTTGCAAGTCAAAGGCCGGGACCTCTTGCCGCGGCGCTgaatctctttctctcatctctGAG GTGTAA